The genomic interval CACTGAAGCCTCTAGACAAGGGATTTGGTCTCCACACACTTCATCTTTCAGTGAGATGAATCAGTAATGCCTCTGAGGAATGCTGTCAGATTTTCACAAATAACCTCAACTCTAAAATGCCTTCCAGCTGGCACAGTGGCACATATCCGGtttcctagctcttgggaggctgaagcaggagaaccaTAACTTtaggatcagcctgggctacacagtaagactccgtctggaaggaaggaaggaaggaaggaaggaaggaaggaaggaaggaaggaaggaaggaaggaaggaaggaaggcaggcaggcaggcaggcaggcaggcaggcaggcaggcaggcacccaCCCGCTTGAAAGGAGGAGCTGTCTTTCCCTCCTTCATCTAGTCTCCACAGTTAACTCATTCCTTAGCCTGGGgccatagctcagttggtaaagtgtttgtccagcatgcacgaagccctgggttccattcctagcaccacAAAGAACAGGTCTGGTGGCCCACACCCAGAATCCCCGTATCTCATGGATAGAAGGAGGAAATTCAAGGTCTTCCTTAGCTACACATAAGagtctcaggccagcctgggacatgaGACGTATTATCTCAAAACAGCAAACAAgtaatcaaagaaacaaaacccaagatGTTCCTTTGGGTGATGGACCAATTGATCTTGGGAAACCTGCGCCTTGGGCTGCCTTCAGACTTGCTCTGCAGCTCAGGCTCTCCTCCAGATAGGCCCAACTCACCACATTTAGCTTCTTCCTTCTTATACCTCACCCGACTTCCAGTCCCACCCGACTGAGTATCTGGCCCTCTCTTAGACAGGAACCTGCCTGTCTGACTTGATGCTTCATTTAGCATCCCTCTGTCACAGCCCAGCCGCTCACCACATAGCAGCTCTCACAATATGCCCGCCTCTCCACAGCATAGAAGTGCTGGCCCCGGAGCTGGGCCCGACAGGTAGAACACACAAAGCAACCAATATGGAAGACACGGTCCAGGGCCACAACCCCAGCTCCATCGCCCACCACATCTTCGCCACAGCCACCACACCGACCTGAGGACAGAGAGGAACGAGATCAGCCTCCACAGACCCACAACAGCAgatcctctgtctcctccctgtctccaccCTATCCAGCAGTCAGCTCACCAAAGTACTCCCCACTGGGAGGGTGGCTCATGTCATGCACCAGTTTCTTGGTCAGTCTCTCCAGTTCCTCTTCAGGAGGTTGGCCTAAGGGGCCCTAGAGTGAGAATTGGGGCTTTGAGGCGCTGCCTATAGTCTCAGACACCATAAATAACTCATACAGTCAGGAACCCCAAAATCTCAGAGGACATCTCTCAGAAGCTGATAGGGGGAAAGGAAGCCCCTTCCCTTTGGACATCTTGATCCTTGACCTCTGAGTACCTTAAAACTGGGATTGACTTATGCACTTATTTatatttgagacagtgtctcatatagcctaggctggcctggaacccattATGTGCGTCAAATATGACCTTAATttactgattctcctgcctctacctcccccgCACTtggtttatacagtgctgggtCTAGAACCTTGGGATTCCTGcatactaagcaagcactctaccaacatcTCCTAAAAACAGTATCTTAAGTACTCCTCGGCCTCCACGCCACCTAATCAATGCCCAGTTACTTCCGGTGACCACAAACCACAGTGCCCAGCCCCAGCTTACCTGAGGCTCATgcccacctcctctccctcctcctgcaggGATATGTACTCCAGAAGGTCCCTCCGGAACCCCCGGTCCTGGCTCTCGGTGGCTCCTATAGCCAGCCCCCCAGACTTCACCACGACCTGTCAGAGGAAAGTGGGGGCCTGGAAGAGGCCCAGAGGCCTGAGAGGCCCCTCGCCTGGGCAGTCCACAGCCTCTCACAGGTTGAGCCACCTTCACTTGTACAGGGAAAGCAGGGCCAGCTGGCGTGCTCGCGGTAGCATAGGAGGCTGGGGTAGGTCCACCATAGTGGGATGCTGGGAGCATCGGGGTTGGAACAGCACCTCCACTGGGCTTCAGGGAGCCTCCGCGGTAAGCATGGGGTGGGGGAGCCTCAAAAGCCTGGGAAGACAAGCAATGCAGAAACAGTAAAGCCAGACCCAAGATCCATGCGTGCCAGGTGGGAACCCCAGGGTAGCAATGACTTCTGACAAGTTCCCATGGCCTAGGCCTGCCAAGGAGGAAGTGCGTGATTCCTTGAACCAGGTGTTTATTAGTTGCAAAGAGGGTAGGTGGGCAGTGAAGAGGGTGGACTGAGGCTGAGAAGCTAGGGCAGGGAACTGGCTGAggatggggaagcagagacagaacacAGGAAGTCACCTGTCTGTCTGGCCGCCTAGGTGCATGACTGCGACCCCCGTCCAGATCAGCCAACATGCTGGTGAGCGAATCTATCTCAGCATCCAGACTGCCAGGGCGGATGATCCCCCTGTCTGGAGGGAGCCCctgagacagagggaaaggaggaagaacaaaTGCTGATGACACCCCCGACCTAGACTTCTTTCACCTTGACCCTGAGAGACCCTACCCTCATCTCCACTTCTCACCTGCAGGCGCTGGGGTGTTCCATGGGATCCCACCCAAGTAGGCCCCCGATCTTCCGGTACCCCCGGAGGCTGATAACAGTGTTCAGGCGGGAGGGGGCAAAAGTTGACCCTGGGGTGAGGCTGGAGTGCtaaagggagagacaggaggtGGGACTGGAGAAGGGTACCTCGGTAGAGCTGCCCTTCTAAGGGTGGCTCTCCTTCTTCACATTCCCGGGAGTCTGGGAATCAACCAAGAGTCAGGGAAAGTTGCACAAGAGCTGGGGCCTCTGGTTTGGGAAAGGGAcagcaggaagcaggcaggcaaggGAGAAAAGGTGAAGGAAGGTGGCCAGCGGCTCTTCTGCTACTCCGGCGTGTGTGAGAGAGGAACACTTACTTGCTCCGTGGGCCGTTGGCGGGCCCAGGGCGCCTCTGGGCAGCGATCTCCCCTGAGGGAGTCTGGAGGGTTCTGGCTGCTTCGGGGGAAGCCAGGTGGGCCCGGACATGGTCTGGAATAGGGTTACTCCACTCCAGACAGAGGTCAGGGTCCCCACAAGCTCAGAGCCTGGAGCTCGGAGCCTTGGGCCCTTTCCCTCCCTTACTGTCCCACGCCCCGTTTGGGACTCCCGCAAAGAAACTTTTTCTggctttttttcctcccttcctccccaattTTGGAGACGACCACGCCCCCTGACGTCACCACATTCCAGGGGAGGGTCACGTGGCCCCAAGCCTTATTCTACAATCCTTCCCCTCTCTGGCCCCCTCCTGTTAAGAGAAGACCGCCCTCCTCCGGAGCCAAGCTGCAGGGTGGGCTGCAGGCCgctctgagaggctctggccCAGCAATTCTCTCGGATCCCTGCCCCAGTCTTGCACGTGGCAGCCTCTCGGCCCAGGCTCTGAACGCATCTGTCTCCACCCCCTCACGGTTCTCTCCCTTCCCACCCGGCTGCCTCTCACCTACCCACCAGCAGTGCTCCACCAGCCCATAGTGTTTCGGTCTTTTATTTATGGTCAGtagttagaaaaataaaacaaaacacaaacatcaCCACCCAAGGAAGTCGGGGAGAGGGAGGCGGTGCGTCTGTGGCCAGGATGGGGACACTGAGGTAGCCTAGAGTCACAGAAGAGGCCAGCCCCTCTGGTCAAGGCACCAGTGAAGGAAGCGGAGGAAGACCAGGGACAGGGCCGCAATGTcctcccctacaatggggcagcCACCTAGAATTAGTGTACTATGTCCGTTCCCCCGCCCAAAGGAGACCATGGTCCCCTTAACACATCATCCAAAGGGCAGGGCCCActtggggcggggggaggggcgtCCATTGCTCAGAATGAGCCTGGGCCCGCTCTATCCAACCCTGTATGAACAGGCATCAGAGATCAGTGCAGGTTACCGGAGTGACCCCGTGAATAAGAAGGGTGGGACCCAGATCACGGCTCAGGGTCTCCAGCAGTGCCAGGTATCTGGGGTAGCGAGCAGGATCAGCAGGCGGTCGAGGCAGGTACAGGAAGGTAAGGGCTGTGGTGggtccctcctccccatcccttccttcGGGTCCCCCAGGGCCTCCTACGGTGCCTCGCCCCTGCTGTGCTCGCACCAGGGCATTGGCACTGCAAGCTAGAGCCTCAGCCTCTTCGTCTCCTCGACCACCATTCACAaagtccccttcctcctcctcaggcTCGCCAGTCTCTGCCCCTTCACCCCACACCACCTCTTGCACCTCTGCCCGGATCCTGAGTTGACTCAACAGGGCCCGAAGCCTTCCCTCTGCTGCCCCAGGAGCCTCCCTGGGCCCCAAGCACAGGAAGATCCGGAGCCGGGCACTGTGCCAGGCAGGCACCATGCTTAAGATGGTAGCCATCTGCAACAGAAAAAGGCCACAGACGTCCACGTAGCCAGGTCCACCCCGGGGCCTCAGCAGGTTTAAGGGCCACACGTCCACATGATGTAGCTGAGCGCTGCTACTGGACCCCCGGCTTAGCCGCTCCGGGGGCAAAGCCCCACATGCTCGTGCGAGAACCACATTCTTGTTCATCTTGAGAGCATCTGCCACCGTGGCCACGTAGTCTTGGGGACTGAGAGCCCTGGGGCTCCCAGGAGCCCGAGGTGGAGGGAACAGCGTGCTCAGGGCTGGCGACCCGCCCTCTCTGGTGCCCTCTGCAGGTTCAGAGAAGGCTGGGTCTGTTAGAAAATGGTCCTGGGGTGGGGCATCGTCGTAAAAACCCAGCACCAATGTGTTGGGCTTCATGCCGCCTAGGAGCagagaagggaggcaggaaggaacaGAAATCAGACTGAGGACTGAGTTTACACCACATAAAACGCGCCCACTCACACTTAGGTCAGCCATGAGGTATGGTATCCTCCTTGGCCGAAGCCCTTACAGCAAACATCAGACACAGGTTTGCACAATGATTTGGCTTTGGCTAAACACTTTCACAGGCATTTATTTGACTATCTCTAGGACTCATCTCTTCCACTTTAAATAGGTAAAGTTCCCTTTAGGATGTTTTTCCCTTGTGAGGAGAGATGCTGGAGATTAAAGCTAGTGCTACGAGATCGATCAAGAAGATTAAGAACAGCTATATTCCAAGCCCCATCGTAGATTTCCTTTAGGGTTGggggggtgtctgtctgtctgtctgttggcttgcttgttttcttgctttATCGTTCTAAGGCAGGGTTTCATGATGTAGCTCTGACTGGGctgcaactcactgtgtagaaccAGCTAAgcacaaactcatggaaatcgACTTGCCTCTCTCTTCTGAGCTCTGGGATTTAAGGCACTCACTCACTCAAGGTTTTTGGTTTTCCAGACAAGGTCCCAGgcatcctgggctttctttgaaCTCTGAGTGGcagaagataaccttgaacttctgatcttcctacatcctcctcctaagtgctgggatttgtgGAGTGCTGAGAGGAACCTTAGGGACCTAAGTGCtctactgtactggctggttttgtatgtcaacttgacacaagctggagttttcccagagaaaggagtctcaactgagaaaatgcctccatgggatccagctgtaagacattttctcaactagtgatcaagtggggaggtccccttgtggatggtgccatccctgggctggtagtcttggttctataagagcaggctgagcaagccaggggaagcaagccagtaaagaacatccctccatggcttctgcatcagctcctgcttcctgacctgcttgagttccagtcctgacttcctttactgatgaacagcaatgtagacgtgtaagctgaataaaccctttcctccccaacttgcttcttggtcatgatgtttgtgcaggaatggaaaccctgacaaagacatcTACCAATGAGCTACAGCCCCAGATCTGGGTTCTTTTAGTGCTAGGGTTGGCTGTTATCAACCTCAGGCCCTAAGCAGCTCATCTTTTTCATGTTAGGAGAAGCCATTTCAACCAGGCATGATGGCTCCAGCCCATAATCCCAGCaaccaagaggctgaggcaggaggattgctcttagtttgatgccagcctagactacagagctagaccctgtctcaaccagaaaacaagcaagcaaaaccccAGAGATTCAAGTTAGCCTCTACTGAGGAAAAGAgacttctgtagcccaggctggctctgaacttgcagccctctctgcctcagcctcctgagtagctgggattacagcctgCATCACCAGGCTTGAGTGAAATAAAAGCAGAGAGCCTGGCCATTCAAGTTCATGATGTCAATCTCCAGGGAAGACCTCCCAGGCCCCTAAAGGGAGGCCAGGACGATCTATCTCTAGTCTTTGCAGCTTCCTTCAAAGCTCCAGGGACAGCAGTCTGCAGGCTGGTACCCAGAGGAGGCAGAAAGTGTCTGTTGTTTATCAGAGGCCACATCCTAGAGAAAGCGTTCATTTACCTCATTTGAACCCTGTGGTAACGCTATGAGATAAGTACTATTCAGTCTGCCCCTTTTAGAGATAAGGAACCAGCCTCAGGCCCCACGCAATGAAGTCACTGGCCTCAGGCCTGAGAGGGCTTGGGCACGAAGCTGAATATGTCTGCCCACATGAGAGGCCGTACGTTCGGTCTCCAACCTTCCTAGCTAGGCTTGGAGCAAGCACAATGACTCAAGGCTGTCCAAGAAGTCCCAGTGGTGTAGTAGATAAAGCAAGGGCCTCTCACATCCCCGACCATAATCGCTGGAGATTtactttttttactttaaaaaaaattttttttatgagACCAGATTTTcattatgttgcccaggctggaccGCAACCCACCAAGCTACTGCCTCAGAAACTTCATTTTCAGGATATGgcagctcatgcctataatcccagcactcaaccAGCTAAGGCAGGGGcatcatgagttcaaagtcagcctagaCAATTTAGTGACAccccatttaaaagaaaaaaaaaacttctaattgtttttttcccttcttttttgaaacaaggtctcactgagaatccctggctggcctatatctcccaagtgttggggttaaaagTGTATGCCTTGATACCTGGCCTCTAccttcatcatcaccatcaccatcaccatcaccatcatcatcttgtGTTGTGCATGAAAGGGGGGTATGGATGCCAAGGTATTCATGTGCAGGTTAAAGGACAATTTtatggggtcagttctctcctatctTTATGTGGGTACCAAAAATGCCAgccctctaccttattttttgagtcagggtcttacaGAATCTGGCGTTCATTGCCTGGCTGGCCCTAAGAGCCTTCTTGCCAATGCTGGAATTAGATGTGCCCAGAGGTGCCCGGCTTTGACATGGTGCTGGGGACCCGAACACAACTCCTACTTACACAGCAACAGCTGTACCTGGTATGCCACGCCCCCAGGCACACCTTTTCCTTTCCAGTGCAGCCATCTCCCTCACCCTCAGGGTATGTCTCACTAGTATAGGGACCCCTTTGTAGAAGAAAAGCTAAGGCCCTCAGGTGCCCTAGAGGTAAATGGTAGTTATATCACAAACCTCTTAGCAGAAGCTGACTGCAAGCCCAACTAATTGTCCACCACTTTGCACCAAGCAGTTCAAAGTTCAATGCTGTTGACCTTTGGCCTGACTTACTGCAGGGGGAGATGGAGGTGTTTGCTCAGATAACAGACACTAGTCTTGGGATCTAGGAGGTGTCTAAGCATGGGATCGGAGGTCCCTGGGGTACAAGGCTGCAGGCCTGGCTATATGAGTCACAGAGCTGCACTGCCTGCTAGTGTAGACCTGTGATCCTAGCTGTGTGGGAGGTTGAAGCACAAGGATCTAAAATTCAAGGTCTCTGGAGATAGTGGCACACACCGTTATTCTCagcaaccaggaggcagaggcaagaagaccccTGTGAGTCTAgaaagtgagttttaggacagctagggaaacacaaagaaaccctgtctcaaacccttGCGCcccatggaaaacaaaaaacaaaaaaaaaaaacaaaaaacaaacaaacaaaaaaaaacactaaaacttTCAAATTCAAGGTCTTCCTGCGCAACCTGGTTATACTcatcaaaaaaatataaaagaaaataaataataaaagggcTAAAACTAAAATTAAGCTTGGCTGTAAACTATTATTAGAATTAAAGTATTACTAGAATCCtccaatgaggggctgggggcgtggctcagtggtagagcccctgcctagaatcccccagggagggggcagagggtgtggctcagtgataaagcccctgcctagaatcccccagtgaggggctaggggcgtggctcagtggtagagcccctgcctagaatcccccagtgaggggctaggggcgtggctcagtggtagagcccctgcctagaatcctctagtgaggggctaggggcgtggctcagtggtagaggcttgcctagaatcccctagtGAGGGGCTAGGGGCGGTGGCTCAGTGGtcgagctcctgcctagaatcctccagggaggggctgggggcatggctcagtggtagagcccctgcctagaatcccccagtgaaaaATTGGAGACATGGTTTAGTGGTAGACCACTTGCCTAACTTAAGCCAAGTCTAGGTTTAAACCagacttgtgtatgtgtgcatgcaccacatgcatacatgtgtgtgtacgtgtgtgtgctgGACAGGAAGAGTCACAGATCTGGCAATACTCCATTTATCCAAAGCACCACTCTCATACACCCTCAGCATCCTTTGTGACACAGGGACCCCATGACTCCTCCTTCCTGCTACCCTGACGGTTTGTTGGTAGTAGGGTCTGGCTGTAAAGCCCAGCCTGACCTAGAATTCTTCGTCAGATTCCCAAGCGCTAGGAATGTCGGTGTAAGCTATTACCCTGGCTTCTCTACTACAGAGCCTTTCCAGCCTACGCAGTTGATTTTTGTTGACCACATCAGTAGTCAGAGGTCTTGCTTTCTTTGAATTCAGTTGGTTAGCACCCATCTTGGTTTATCTGTGGCAACACCACCCCAAACTTACTGGACCTCAGACACTAAGCAGGGTTAAACCTAGTTAGCATTTGGATGGGTGAAATTTTTAGTGGACAGTCTAAGCCTCAAACAATTTTCCAActctccttggaaaaaaatattctccAGAGCCCAAATATTCTCTAAGTTTTGcttcagaaaaagagaaagcagaggaCAGGGCTCAGCTTATAGAGTTCTTTGCTGGCATGCGAAAAGCCCTcggttccattctcagcactgcATGCCTGCACAGTACTCCGTGCCTGTACAGCACTGCATGCCTGCACAGCACTGCATGCCTGCACAGCACTGCATGCCTGCACAGTACTGCATGCCTGTACAGTACTCCATGCCTGTACAGCACTGCATGCCTGCACAGCACTGCATGCCTGCACAGcactgcatgcctgtgatcccaagcAAGAGGATATGCAGTTCAAAAATCATCCTCAGCAacagagtgagctccaagttAGCCTGAGCGCCACTGGACCCtggctaaacaaaacaaaagggggaCAGCAAGATGGGTCAGGGTTAGGGGTGTTTGCAGCTaaccctgatgatctgagttcaatctctaatAGTCACATGGTAgatggagaaaactgactcctgaaagctgtcgtCTGACCTCTGCTCATGTACTGTGGCATGcttgtacagacacacatacacacgcatacacacatgcacaccacacacacacatgcacacatatacacacaacacacacatagtaatacacacatatacacacagcacacacatattcacacacacaaacatgcacaccacacacacaaatacagacaccatatacacacacacacacacacaaactcacacaattaaatgtaatttttatttgttttgttttgtttgagacagggtttctctgtgtagccctggttatcatggaactcactctagaccaggctggcctggaacttagagatccaactatctctgccttccaagtgctaggattaaaggcatgtgccaccgccaTCTGGCTAAATGTGATTATTTTAATCCAACTACCAATGTCATGCCCTGCCTATGCCATATCTCCAATCAGACACTGTGGTCACTGTCAGACAGTCTACTGCTATTATCTTTGGCTACTGTCTTATCTatgctatatagtgagttccttTTGCAATCTACAATCTAGTGGATTCCCTAGGGGAATGGTGCAGAGATTGAAAGGGGACACTCGGGGAGTCTAAAGAGAGCGAGAGAAGAGCAGCTCACCAAGACCAGAGATCCGGAGCAGATGCTGAGCCCCCTGACGCACGGAGGGTGATAGGGTGAGATCCACAAAGGCCTTCACTTGGGCAAGGTCCACCAGGCTCAGCCATGCACCATACTGCGGCTGCACAGGATCTGATGGTAAGGAGTCTACAAGAGAAAGTAAAGAGAGAAGGTGATGCCAGTCATAGTGACACACACCTCACCCCAGTGCTCACgggactgaggcaggaaggtaataaattcaaggccagcctggacttcacaGGGAGAACCTAGCTCACAAGAACAAGGGCGGGCAATATAGTTAAGGGTCTGCCCAGCATGTGCAAGGTACTAGGTTCAATCTTCAGAAGTCCAAAaacaggagagaaacagagacacaaagagagacacagagacagagacagagacagagacagagacagagacagagacaggggtaAGGGGAGAGAGGTAGGGGCAACAACTATTGGCCAAGGTCATTTATTCTTTACTAGAGTTAGGACTGTATTTCATcagtagagctcctgcctagaatcccccagggaggggttggggacgtggctcagtggcagagcccctgcctagaatccccaagggaggggctgggggcgtggctcagtggtagagcccctgcctagaatcccccagggaggggttgggggcgtggctcagtggtagagcccctgcctagaatcccccagggaggggctgggggcgtggctcagtggtagagcccctgtctagaatcccccagtgaggggttgggggcgtggctcagtggtagagcacctgcctagaatcccccagtgaggggttgggggcgtggctcagtggtagagcccctgcctagaatcccccaggggcATGGCTCAGCAACATACTGGGTTATTTAAATCATTTACTCCTTTCTAGAGTTCAAAGTCTGCATGAGTCTTGACAGAAACATGAGGCAtgagacagaagagaggaaagTCAAGAGGGGGCAAGATAGTCACTCACCAAGGTCTCCCAGAGTGACATGGCCCAGCACATAGAGTCCCCCCTTCTTTAGCTGGTTGGCCAGGCGAAGCAGAGGCAGGGCACCCCGTGGGTTTCCCACCAGGAGCAGCAGCTGGGGCCGCCAGAACTTTACGTGCTCCTTGCGGACATCCAGGCGGAGCAAGTACTTCCGAACCTGAGAAGCATGAGGAGGTGGGCGGGAGGAGGGGTACCAGCAAGGAGTTACCATTCAGTTCTCGGCCAGAAACACCAACCCcctggggtgggaggagagagtttCCCCCAAGACTACCTCCCACCCTTCCTCAAGGGTCCCCAACCTGGTGGAAAAGCAAGGCTTGGCTGACATAACCCCAACTGCTGGGTCCTCCTCGTGCGGTGAGAAGAGCGGAAAGCAGGCCCATGAGAAGAAGGGACCCGCCGGCGGCCCCAGGACTAATGAGAAACATCATCAGCAGGCAGGAGGCCACCCCAAGCAGGCAGGTGTGCCAGGAGAACAGGCTGAAGGTGGGGCTAGAAAGAGGGAAAGCACTCAGggctgtgccccacccccaacacttGCCTGCCACTCACTCTAGTCCCCATTCCACCCTCCACGAGGCTCCAGCCTTCCCACTTCTCCTTGTTCTCTAATGTATCTTTATTCCTCACCGGAAGTTAGGGGCCGAAGCCCACTCCAGACTCAGGCAAGACAGGTCCACCGCAGCATAAG from Mus musculus strain C57BL/6J chromosome 5, GRCm38.p6 C57BL/6J carries:
- the Slc12a9 gene encoding solute carrier family 12 member 9 isoform X1 → MASESSPLLAYRLLGEEGAAFPPNGAGVSGVPSSRKLSTFLGVVVPTVLSMFSIVVFLRIGFVVGHAGLLQALAMLLVAYIILALTVLSVCAIATNGAVRGGGAYFMISRTLGPEVGGSIGLMFYLANVCGCAVSLLGLVESILDVFGADATGSSGIQVLPQGYGWNLLYGSLLLGLVGGVCTLGAGLYARASFLTFLLVSGSLASVLVSFVAVGPRNIPLAPRPGTNASSVPHRHGHFTGFNGSTLRDNLGAGYAEDYTTGAMMTFASVFAVLFNGCTGIMAGANMSGELKDPSRAIPLGTIIAVAYTFFIYILLFFLSSFTCDRALLQEDYGFFRDISLWPPLVLIGIYATALSASMSSLIGASRILHALAQDDLFGVILAPAKVVSGGGNPWGAVLYSWGLVQLVLLAGKLNTLAAVVTVFYLVAYAAVDLSCLSLEWASAPNFRPTFSLFSWHTCLLGVASCLLMMFLISPGAAGGSLLLMGLLSALLTARGGPSSWGYVSQALLFHQVRKYLLRLDVRKEHVKFWRPQLLLLVGNPRGALPLLRLANQLKKGGLYVLGHVTLGDLDSLPSDPVQPQYGAWLSLVDLAQVKAFVDLTLSPSVRQGAQHLLRISGLGGMKPNTLVLGFYDDAPPQDHFLTDPAFSEPAEGTREGGSPALSTLFPPPRAPGSPRALSPQDYVATVADALKMNKNVVLARACGALPPERLSRGSSSSAQLHHVDVWPLNLLRPRGGPGYVDVCGLFLLQMATILSMVPAWHSARLRIFLCLGPREAPGAAEGRLRALLSQLRIRAEVQEVVWGEGAETGEPEEEEGDFVNGGRGDEEAEALACSANALVRAQQGRGTVGGPGGPEGRDGEEGPTTALTFLYLPRPPADPARYPRYLALLETLSRDLGPTLLIHGVTPVTCTDL
- the Trip6 gene encoding thyroid receptor-interacting protein 6; this encodes MSGPTWLPPKQPEPSRLPQGRSLPRGALGPPTAHGATLQPHPRVNFCPLPPEHCYQPPGVPEDRGPTWVGSHGTPQRLQGLPPDRGIIRPGSLDAEIDSLTSMLADLDGGRSHAPRRPDRQAFEAPPPHAYRGGSLKPSGGAVPTPMLPASHYGGPTPASYATASTPAGPAFPVQVKVAQPVRGCGLPRRGASQASGPLPGPHFPLTGRGEVWGAGYRSHREPGPGVPEGPSGVHIPAGGGRGGGHEPQGPLGQPPEEELERLTKKLVHDMSHPPSGEYFGRCGGCGEDVVGDGAGVVALDRVFHIGCFVCSTCRAQLRGQHFYAVERRAYCESCYVATLEKCSTCSEPILDRILRAMGKAYHPGCFTCVVCHRGLDGIPFTVDATSQIHCIEDFHRKFAPRCSVCGGAIMPEPGQEETVRIVALDRSFHIGCYKCEECGLLLSSEGECQGCYPLDGHILCKACSAWRIQELSATVTTDC